In Oxyura jamaicensis isolate SHBP4307 breed ruddy duck chromosome 11, BPBGC_Ojam_1.0, whole genome shotgun sequence, a genomic segment contains:
- the CENPT gene encoding centromere protein T isoform X2, producing MVELQLPDLVPEDTSIATFRMTRKRKKLSISEFERAADKRLPQNQAHSALDSTLARSLHMSLGSVLAPDSVEKKGLLRRPKNRKPIDIAAFEGGVEQNLLQRKAQNYLVDLQTASTIEAATLTSDAEIMLNNTELFVQPQPGEQNQKKPPALEPQLSESKTPAQRSKISNATQEEGKLVGRVSSVGTDEGRTQRYSEEELINGYDHVDSVTHVSQKTSANQGEDEQGHSRQSEPMEQLSDSEEVSGTTEHHTDAGYSEHLEKKLTKKSESQITVTPEEGGVAEGSVKHQGSPEAEQEMARSARASSLSRHSRAFSSFEKSGTKPLKEAVEQADEPEDRAVMGELDGPEEESTEDEAETEGQESKEGSMKTPMFVRAAAYSPLPLLSTPRPAKPAAPDFHQRSPLQPRRAKPVPKSSGTSQEKKREPALASSYIKQIFRHYAKMPVARDAYKIVEKCCEKYFKHLSNDLEAYAHHAGRKTVEMADLELLMRRQGLVTDKMPLHVLIERYLPLEYRKLLIPVAVSGNKVIPSKSTCLSGRW from the exons AT GGTGGAACTGCAACTGCCAGACCTTGTTCCTGAGGATACATCTATCGCTACATTCCGTATGactaggaagagaaagaaactcagcatttctgaatttGAGAGAGCAGCAGACAAGCGACTTCCTCAGAACCAAG CCCATTCAGCGCTGGACAGCACTTTGGCTCG ATCTCTTCACATGTCGCTTGGTTCCGTGCTTGCACCAGACAGTGTTGAAAAGAAAGGCTTACTCCGGAGGCCAAAGAATCGCAAACCTATTGACATTGCAGCTTTTGAAGGTGGAGTGGAACAGAacttgctgcagagaaaag CACAGAACTATCTTGTGGACTTGCAAACGGCATCCACCATTGAAGCAGCCACACTGACAAGCGATGCAGAAATCATGCTGAATAACACAGAGCTCTTTGTTCAACCTCAGCCTGGTGAACAGAACCAAAAGAAACCTCCTGCTCTTGAACCACAGCTGTCAGAATCAAAAACCCCAGCGCAGAGAAGCAAGATTTCTAATGCGActcaggaggaaggaaagcttGTGGGCCGGGTATCCAGTGTGGGCACAGATGAGGGAAGGACCCAAAGATACTCCGAGGAAGAGTTAATAAATGGTTATGATCACGTGGACAGCGTGACTCACGTATCTCAGAAAACATCTGCGAACCAGGGAGAAGATGAGCAAGGTCATTCCCGGCAGAGTGAGCCAATGGAACAGCTTTCTGATTCAGAAGAGGTGTCTGGCA CTACGGAACATCATACAGATGCTGGATATTCTGAACATTTAGAGaagaaactgacaaaaaaatcGGAATCACAGATAACTGTGACCCCAGAAGAAGGGGGAGTAGCAGAAGGCAGTGTTAAACACCAGGGGTCTCCCGAAGCTG AACAAGAGATGGCCAGAAGCGCTAGAGCCAGCAGCTTGAGCAGGCATTCTCgtgctttttcctcctttgaaaaATCTGGGACAAAGCCATTAAAAGAAGCTGTTGAGCAAGCAGATGAACCAGAAGACAGAGCTGTCATGGGAGAACTGGATGGTCCCGAAGAAGAATCTACTGAGGATGAAGCTGAAACAGAAGGCCAGGAGAGTAAAG agGGTTCCATGAAGACACCCATGTTTGTTCGTGCTGCAGCCTACAGTCCACTTCCCTTGCTGTCAACTCCACGTCCTGCAAAACCTGCTGCTCCTG ATTTCCATCAAAGGTCTCCCCTGCAGCCACGGCGGGCTAAGCCTGTTCCAAAGAGCTCAGGAACGTCACAAGAGAAAAAGCGTGAGCCTGCACTAGCAAGCAGTTACATAAAGCAGATATTTAGGCATTATGCAAAAATGCCAGTGGCCAGAGATGCCTACAAAATTGTTGAAAAATG TTGTGAGAAATACTTCAAGCATCTAAGCAATGATCTGGAAGCTTACGCCCACCACGCAGGGAGGAAGACAGTGGAGATGGCTGACCTGGAACTCCTTATGAGAAG ACAAGGGCTGGTGACAGACAAGATGCCGTTGCATGTGCTGATAGAGCGCTACCTCCCTCTGGAGTACAGGAAGCTGCTGATTCCGGTTGCTGTGAGTGGAAATAAAGTGATCCCCAGCAAATCAACGTGCCTCTCTGGCAGGTGGTGA
- the CENPT gene encoding centromere protein T isoform X1, with protein MDGVRARREARRSGRRSLGDRLRGGLGPGKGDAAARRAPPKQRPAAFPELDNATPRGLLRRVIQNQPQVSPLAPQVAEHKETEDAQSEPPSRRTSSMVELQLPDLVPEDTSIATFRMTRKRKKLSISEFERAADKRLPQNQAHSALDSTLARSLHMSLGSVLAPDSVEKKGLLRRPKNRKPIDIAAFEGGVEQNLLQRKAQNYLVDLQTASTIEAATLTSDAEIMLNNTELFVQPQPGEQNQKKPPALEPQLSESKTPAQRSKISNATQEEGKLVGRVSSVGTDEGRTQRYSEEELINGYDHVDSVTHVSQKTSANQGEDEQGHSRQSEPMEQLSDSEEVSGTTEHHTDAGYSEHLEKKLTKKSESQITVTPEEGGVAEGSVKHQGSPEAEQEMARSARASSLSRHSRAFSSFEKSGTKPLKEAVEQADEPEDRAVMGELDGPEEESTEDEAETEGQESKEGSMKTPMFVRAAAYSPLPLLSTPRPAKPAAPESPLQPRRAKPVPKSSGTSQEKKREPALASSYIKQIFRHYAKMPVARDAYKIVEKCCEKYFKHLSNDLEAYAHHAGRKTVEMADLELLMRRQGLVTDKMPLHVLIERYLPLEYRKLLIPVAVSGNKVIPSKSTCLSGRW; from the exons ATGGACGGCGTCAGGGCGCGGCGCGAGGCCAGGCGCAGCGGGAGGCGCAGCCTCGGGGACCGGCTTCGG GGCGGGCTCGGCCCCGGGAAGGGCGACGCCGCCGCCAGGAGGGCCCCGCCGAAGCAGCGGCCAGCCGCCTTCCCCGAGCTGGACAACGCCACGCCGCGGGGCCTGCTGCGGAGGGTCATCCAGAACC AACCACAAGTCTCACCTCTAGCACCTCAGGTAGCTgaacacaaagaaacagaagatgctCAATCAGAGCCCCCATCCCGGAGGACTTCCAGCAT GGTGGAACTGCAACTGCCAGACCTTGTTCCTGAGGATACATCTATCGCTACATTCCGTATGactaggaagagaaagaaactcagcatttctgaatttGAGAGAGCAGCAGACAAGCGACTTCCTCAGAACCAAG CCCATTCAGCGCTGGACAGCACTTTGGCTCG ATCTCTTCACATGTCGCTTGGTTCCGTGCTTGCACCAGACAGTGTTGAAAAGAAAGGCTTACTCCGGAGGCCAAAGAATCGCAAACCTATTGACATTGCAGCTTTTGAAGGTGGAGTGGAACAGAacttgctgcagagaaaag CACAGAACTATCTTGTGGACTTGCAAACGGCATCCACCATTGAAGCAGCCACACTGACAAGCGATGCAGAAATCATGCTGAATAACACAGAGCTCTTTGTTCAACCTCAGCCTGGTGAACAGAACCAAAAGAAACCTCCTGCTCTTGAACCACAGCTGTCAGAATCAAAAACCCCAGCGCAGAGAAGCAAGATTTCTAATGCGActcaggaggaaggaaagcttGTGGGCCGGGTATCCAGTGTGGGCACAGATGAGGGAAGGACCCAAAGATACTCCGAGGAAGAGTTAATAAATGGTTATGATCACGTGGACAGCGTGACTCACGTATCTCAGAAAACATCTGCGAACCAGGGAGAAGATGAGCAAGGTCATTCCCGGCAGAGTGAGCCAATGGAACAGCTTTCTGATTCAGAAGAGGTGTCTGGCA CTACGGAACATCATACAGATGCTGGATATTCTGAACATTTAGAGaagaaactgacaaaaaaatcGGAATCACAGATAACTGTGACCCCAGAAGAAGGGGGAGTAGCAGAAGGCAGTGTTAAACACCAGGGGTCTCCCGAAGCTG AACAAGAGATGGCCAGAAGCGCTAGAGCCAGCAGCTTGAGCAGGCATTCTCgtgctttttcctcctttgaaaaATCTGGGACAAAGCCATTAAAAGAAGCTGTTGAGCAAGCAGATGAACCAGAAGACAGAGCTGTCATGGGAGAACTGGATGGTCCCGAAGAAGAATCTACTGAGGATGAAGCTGAAACAGAAGGCCAGGAGAGTAAAG agGGTTCCATGAAGACACCCATGTTTGTTCGTGCTGCAGCCTACAGTCCACTTCCCTTGCTGTCAACTCCACGTCCTGCAAAACCTGCTGCTCCTGA GTCTCCCCTGCAGCCACGGCGGGCTAAGCCTGTTCCAAAGAGCTCAGGAACGTCACAAGAGAAAAAGCGTGAGCCTGCACTAGCAAGCAGTTACATAAAGCAGATATTTAGGCATTATGCAAAAATGCCAGTGGCCAGAGATGCCTACAAAATTGTTGAAAAATG TTGTGAGAAATACTTCAAGCATCTAAGCAATGATCTGGAAGCTTACGCCCACCACGCAGGGAGGAAGACAGTGGAGATGGCTGACCTGGAACTCCTTATGAGAAG ACAAGGGCTGGTGACAGACAAGATGCCGTTGCATGTGCTGATAGAGCGCTACCTCCCTCTGGAGTACAGGAAGCTGCTGATTCCGGTTGCTGTGAGTGGAAATAAAGTGATCCCCAGCAAATCAACGTGCCTCTCTGGCAGGTGGTGA
- the THAP11 gene encoding THAP domain-containing protein 11: MPGFTCCVPGCYNNSHRDKALHFYTFPKDEELRRLWLKNVSRAGVSGCFSTFQPTTGHRVCSEHFQGGRKSYLVRVPTIFPLRGAAEDVKPIDLTVQVELGAAAAAGPGPGRLPVAAAVGEEGPVEGGPPDHSYSLSSGTTSEELLRKLNEQRDIIALLEVKMKEMKGSIRRLRLAEAQLREEIREKDRLLHAASAGARKRHGL; the protein is encoded by the exons ATGCCGGGCTTCACCTGCTGCGTGCCTGGCTGCTACAACAACTCGCACCGCGACAAGGCGCTGCACTTCTACACCTTCCCCAAGGACGAGGAGCTGCGGCGCCTCTGGCTGAAGAACGTGTCCCGGGCGGGCGTCAGCGGCTGCTTCAGCACCTTCCAGCCCACCACCGGCCACCGCGTCTGCAGCGAGCACTTCCAGGGCGGCCGCAAGTCCTACCTGGTGCGGGTGCCCACCATCTTCCCCCTGCGCGGC GCGGCCGAGGACGTGAAGCCCATCGACCTGACGGTGCAGGTGGAGCTCGGGGCCGCGGCTGcagccgggcccggccccgggaggctgccggtggcggcggcggtAGGGGAGGAGGGTCCGGTGGAGGGCGGCCCCCCGGACCACTCGTACTCGCTGTCGTCGGGCACCACGtcggaggagctgctgaggaagCTCAACGAGCAGCGCGACATCATCGCGCTGCTGGAGGTGAAGATGAAGGAGATGAAGGGCAGCATCCGCCGCCTGCGCTTGGCCGAGGCCCAGCTCCGCGAGGAGATCCGCGAGAAGGACCGCCTGCTCCACGCCGCCAGCGCCGGGGCCCGCAAACGCCACGGGCTCTGA